In the Apteryx mantelli isolate bAptMan1 chromosome 1, bAptMan1.hap1, whole genome shotgun sequence genome, one interval contains:
- the DCUN1D5 gene encoding DCN1-like protein 5 produces MPVKKKRKSSGAAAAAADETGLKKCKLGSYCRSQASGKVISGEEHFSSKKCLAWFYEYAGPDEVVGPEGMEKFCEDIGVEPENIIMLVLAWKLEAESMGFFTKEEWLKGMTSLQCDCTEKLQSKFDFLRSQLNDISSFKNIYRYAFDFARDKDQRSLDIDTAKSMLALLLGRTWPLFSVFYQYLEQSKYRVMNKDQWYNVLEFSRTVHADLSNYDEDGAWPVLLDEFVEWQKVRQAS; encoded by the exons ATGCcggtgaagaaaaagagaaaatcctcgggggcggcggcggcggcggcggacgagACCGGCCTCAAGAAGTGTAAACTCGGCAG CTATTGCAGATCGCAAGCCTCTGGTAAAGTAATAAGTGGAGAGGAACATTTTTCAAGCAAGAAGTGCCTAGCTTGGTTTTATGAATATGCAG gtcCTGATGAAGTTGTGGGGCCAGAAGGAATGGAAAAGTTCTGTGAAGACATTGGTGTGGAGCCTGAAAAT atTATTATGTTAGTTTTAGCCTGGAAGCTAGAGGCTGAAAGCATGGGATTTTTTACCAAGGAAGAATGGTTAAAGGGGATGACCTCATTACA gtGTGACTGTACAGAAAAATTACAGAGTAAATTTGACTTCTTGCGGTCACAATTGAATGACATTTCATCCTTTAAGAATATCTACAGATATGCCTTTGATTTTGCAAGG GATAAAGACCAACGAAGTCTTGATATTGATACTGCAAAATCCATGTTAGCTCTTCTACTTGGAAGAACTTGGCCactgttttcagtattttaccaATACCTGGAG CAATCGAAGTATAGAGTTATGAACAAGGATCAGTGGTACAATGTGTTAGAATTCAGCAGAACTGTCCATGCAGATCTTAGCAACTATGATGAAGATGGTGCAT GGCCTGTACTTCTGGATGAATTTGTTGAATGGCAAAAAGTTCGTCAAGCGTCATAG